CAGACATGGTGATTGAGGCAGACCACCAGATCTGTGCGGGCCATGACCAGATGCAGGTCGTGGCTGACCATCAGGACGCCGCAGCCCCGCTGTGTGCGAATTCTGTCGATCAGGTTATACAGGGCCAGCTGCCCGTGCACGTCCACGCCCTGGACGGGCTCGTCCAGCACCAGAAGATCAGGGTTCTGCAGGAGGGCGCGGGCCAGAAGAACCCGTTGCATCTCTCCGCCGGAAAGGGAGTGCATATCCCGGCGCGCAAGACCTGGAACGCCCACATCCTGCAGGACAGCGGGGATATCCCCTGTCCGGGGCCACAGGGACAGAAATCGTCCCACCGTCAGGGGGAGGGTGCGATCGATGGCCAGTTTCTGGGGCATATAGCCGACCCGCAGGCCCGGCTTTTTCTGTATAGTTCCGGAAACGGCAGGAACAAGGCCCAGAAGAACCTTCACCAGGGTGGTTTTCCCGGCGCCGTTGGGACCCACCAGAGTGACGATTTCGCCCGTTCTGACAGCGATATCCACCTGGCTGAGAACAGTCCTGTCATCATGCAGGACGGATACACCCCGGGCCTGGATCAGAGTGTCTGGAGAAGGGATTTCGGGCATTCAGGGCAGGGGCAACAGGGTTGCAGGGAGAAACCTTCCGGACACTACCCTGTAGCCATTCCCTGTTCCACACAAACTTTCCGGACAAGCTCAGGACGTGGCGCGCCCGTTGAGGTTGGATACAATCCGGGACAGAAGGTTGTTCAGTTTTTCCATATCATCGTCGGTGATGGACTGGCGGGCCTGGCGCTCGATATCCGCAGAGACTTTCAGCAGACTGTCGCGCATTTTCCGGGCTTTTTCTGTCAGGAAAACGTTGATCTTGCGCTTGTCAAAGGTGTTGCGGACACGGATGACAATACCCTGACGCTCCATGACATTCAGGGCGGATACAGTTGTGGGCTCCTTCATGCCGACCCTGCGACTGAGCTCACGCTGGGTAATACCGTCTTCCTCCCACAGTGAGCACAGGAACGCCCACTGGCCGAGGCTGACGCCATGGGCCGCAATCCGGTTCTGCAGAGCCTTGCAGTAGGTTCGATGAACAATACGCAGCTGGTCACACAGGGGCATGGCCTTGCGGATCCTGCCCGCCGCCAGGGTGTACTCCCCCTCTGTCTCTGCAGGGAAAGCCGTATCTGTCGGTGTGCTGGTCATGATCTGCCTGCCTTATGTCTGCCCGGAACAAACAAGGGGGTTTGCGCCAGTATGCGTATTACAGGTTGTTCACAGAAAACAACCTTAGGATCAATTGAAGGTATGCTATAATTACCTACAGGCAAGGTCAACAATCAAAAATAACTTTTTGACATGAATTTCGCGCAACAAGATATAATTTGATTAAAATTTGATATTTTATGCTGGTCTGGAGCAACTTTAAGTTTTATTTTGTCAGTCGGAATCCGGAAGATGAAAAAGCAGGATCAGACAGAAATTTAAAGCCTGAAAACAGATTGGTGATTATGGTGCAGGTACATGGTCGGCGGCCGCAGTACCAGGAGCCGGGCTGGAGCCTTCCCTTACAGGTCCTGGGCCAGCCACACTGGGGATCAGCCTTGTTGGAGGTGGCACTGAACTGGAGGCTGCCTTTATCGGCAACGGAAGATTCAGGAACAGTCCTTCACCTGCGCAAAAATCCCGGATGAAGGCATCCGGATCTTTTTGCATTGCTCTCAGGGCCTGCAGCGCCAGTCCTGTGTTCGGACTTTCAATATAAACGACATTGTTTTTGGCCAGCCGGGGATGGAATCCCAGGGTCAGAAGGGCATGAAGCACCAGCTGTCCCCTGCCTTCGGGAATTTGTGCGGTCAGGACATACGACTTCAGGAGATCCCGCCCCGCATCAGGCATCGGGAACAGCCCGAGGCAGGTCACGATGCTGATGGCGGCCTGCAAAACCTGGGGAATTCTCCCGTCCCCCAGAATGGTGTTGATGCCAGCCATGGGTTCGATATGAAGTTTTGCATCACGTAACAGGGCCAGGGCTTTCTGGTCTGTCAATCTTTCCGGATGGTTCGGGCGAGACGGGTCATGGACAAACGGCTGCAGGCTGGCGGCACTTCGCAGATTGGCCAGTCTGAAAAAACAGGTTTCGAAAACTTTCAGGATTCCCGGCTTCAGTTGGCTCAGGCGAGCGGATACAGCTTCTGCACTGGCGTTCTTGTGAAAATCCAGCACGGGAAGGGGGGCGGATTTGATGGCCGTATCATCTGCTGCTTCTGCTGCAGCCCTGTCCCTGATTGCGGGAATATCCGATTGTGTGACAGCAGCCAGATCTGGCCAGGACAGTTTTTCCAGTGGAACATGTCCCTCATCACTGCTCCAGGTTATCAGAGCAATTCCGTTATGGTTGTCCCCCAGACCAGGCCCCCTGGCAGGCGCCGTCCGGTCAGGAAAGGTCTCGTCGCTTTCCAGATCTGCAGTCATTTTCCAACCGGAAATATTTGCCTTTGTAAAGGCCGTCCTCAAGGTTTCCAGTGCTGCATTGACATGCCGGATGGAGCCCTCAGCCTTGCTGACGTAGACACTGAATGTTCTGGGCGGAACGTTTTTGGGAATTATTCTGTGCCAGAGACCGGGATCGCGGAAAATAACCCGTGCGATGCCGGATTTGCCGCGCAGAATTTGCAGAACAAGGATACGGGCTGCTGTGATCTGGTCCGGTGTGCTGTCTGAAGCGAGATTCAGGTGATAGACCATATCCCTGGTGCCACTGGCGGCGTCTTCAGGCAGAACCTCAAGAGGTATTCCGGTCCATGTCATCCGCTGGGAAAATTTGGCTGTCATGCTTTCTCTCCGCAACTCTCTCCCGGACAGGGGTACTACGAAAATAAATAGAAAGTTAAGCTTTTTCCTCCCGGATCTCTGAAAAGCCAGCAAAATACAGGGGCCGGGACGGAATCCGCCCGGCTGCTCTTTTTGTATCTGTCCGTTAAGGATTTTGTCATAAAGCCTGGTCTATCCTGCC
The DNA window shown above is from Pseudomonadota bacterium and carries:
- a CDS encoding MarR family winged helix-turn-helix transcriptional regulator is translated as MTSTPTDTAFPAETEGEYTLAAGRIRKAMPLCDQLRIVHRTYCKALQNRIAAHGVSLGQWAFLCSLWEEDGITQRELSRRVGMKEPTTVSALNVMERQGIVIRVRNTFDKRKINVFLTEKARKMRDSLLKVSADIERQARQSITDDDMEKLNNLLSRIVSNLNGRATS
- the znuC gene encoding zinc ABC transporter ATP-binding protein ZnuC, which codes for MPEIPSPDTLIQARGVSVLHDDRTVLSQVDIAVRTGEIVTLVGPNGAGKTTLVKVLLGLVPAVSGTIQKKPGLRVGYMPQKLAIDRTLPLTVGRFLSLWPRTGDIPAVLQDVGVPGLARRDMHSLSGGEMQRVLLARALLQNPDLLVLDEPVQGVDVHGQLALYNLIDRIRTQRGCGVLMVSHDLHLVMARTDLVVCLNHHVCCSGKPHDVGRHPEYIRLFGRHAEALAVYQHMHNHIHSTQGDVTAPAPAAGDDSSCCAGGHHG